A portion of the Sulfurospirillum diekertiae genome contains these proteins:
- the cbiT gene encoding precorrin-6Y C5,15-methyltransferase (decarboxylating) subunit CbiT, translating to MFHIKDSEFIRGNVPMTKDEARVVCISKLELDSNSVLIDVGAGTGSVGIEASRYLSSGKVIGIEVNEEANALIEANLKKFDITNYELYKGYAPQELPTIAFDAMFIGGSKGKLGDIFQYFDDHAKVGARLVINAIVLETFTKTLSLMKEYGFHDIEVVSLNISKNRLLGQYNMMMAENPIFILSAKKGEKNV from the coding sequence ATGTTTCATATAAAAGATAGTGAATTTATTAGGGGCAATGTGCCTATGACAAAAGATGAAGCACGTGTTGTTTGTATATCAAAACTTGAACTTGATAGCAATAGTGTCTTGATTGATGTGGGTGCAGGAACAGGTAGTGTCGGTATAGAGGCTAGTAGGTATTTAAGCTCTGGTAAAGTCATTGGTATAGAAGTTAATGAAGAAGCCAATGCTTTGATAGAAGCAAATCTAAAAAAATTTGACATAACGAATTACGAGTTATACAAAGGTTATGCTCCACAAGAACTACCAACTATTGCCTTCGATGCCATGTTTATTGGTGGCTCTAAAGGGAAACTTGGTGATATATTTCAGTATTTTGATGATCATGCCAAAGTAGGCGCTAGGTTGGTTATTAATGCCATTGTCCTTGAAACTTTTACTAAAACACTTAGTTTGATGAAAGAGTATGGCTTTCATGACATTGAGGTTGTTTCATTAAATATCTCAAAAAATAGATTACTTGGTCAATATAACATGATGATGGCTGAGAATCCTATATTTATTTTAAGTGCGAAAAAAGGAGAAAAAAATGTCTAA